GGACTTAGAGAAGGCTATTATATATTGTTGGAGTTCCAAAGTTATTCTTAATGGGGCTAATTCTAGTCTCATTCTTCTGCTGGCTAAGGTGAGAGGGGCTGATAATTTGAAGAAATATAGGCCAATTGGTctaagtaattttttcttcaaaatttttaccaaaATTCTAGCAACTAGACTTGGTAAAGTCTTGGATAAGTTGGTCTCGGAGGAGCAGGTGGCGTTTATGAAAGGGAGGAacattcatgagaatattagtttggcTTCTGAATTGGTTAATGAGTTGCACATTAAAAGAAAGGATGAAAACTTAGGTCTCAAGCTGGATATCtctcaagcttttgatacggTTAGTTGGCATTTTGTTTTGGAGGTTTTTTGAAGGTATGGGTTCTCAGAAGGTTGGTGTACTTGGATTCACAATATTCTGAGTTCTGCTAGAATTTCTATTCTTCtcaatggtagtccggagggtttctTTAAGATTAATAGAGGTTTGCGTCAGGGggatcctctttctcctcttatttttgttttgattgaggatgttcttagtaGGAACATTACCAAACTCTTTCAAAATAAGTGTATGACTCATATGGTGAAGCGtaatggtattgctccaactcatttgttttttgctgatgatattatgattttttgcaaggggaATCAGAAGAGTCTGACAAACTTGTTGAGGTTGCTTGAGGTTTATCAACAGGCGTCTGGTCaaagggtttgtagggagaacatcaaaatttattttggagGTGGGTCATTGCATAGGAGGCAGGCTATTGTTAATTTCTTAGGCATGGGTGTTACTTTCTTTCcggatagatatttgggagttaaggtgatgcctgGTAGGGTGAAATATAGTCATATTAGTAATGTGGTGGATAAGTTGAAGGATCATCTCTCGGTGTATAAAGGTAAAATGCTTTCCTTTCAGGATCGTGTAGTGCTTATTAAATCTGTCCTTGCAAGCTATgccattcataacatggctgtgtataGGTGGCCTGTTAAATTTGTTAAGCAAAGTGAACGTgttattcgtaattttctttggtcgggaGATTCAGACTTGGCTAAAGCTTTTGTGGTGGGATATGACAAGATTTGTAGTCCGGTGAAGGAAGGGGGTCTTGGGCTTACTAGCTTGAGTAATATGAACAAGGCTCTGATCATGAAGTTGTGGTGGAGTATTAAAACTTCTAAGAAGAATTGGGATAGATTTCTGGAGTCGAAATACACTTGTAGAGATGGTCGTCTGAAGATGGCAGGAGTTAAATCTTCAATTTTGCCGGGGATTCGATGGGTGCACACTGAAATTATGCGCAATACTAAATCCTTAATAGGTGATGGTAGGGAAACTTCTTTAttttttgatgtttggtatggttCTGTAACTTTGGCTGAGGTCTTGCAGAGAACTGACCTTGACAGACGTGCGAGAGTTAGTGATATCATAGTGCAGAATCAATGGCATTTGGAGGGAGAGCATATGCGTGACCTTGCAAGTGCTGGTGTGGCTAGGGAGAATTTACCAAGAAGGCATATGGGCAGTGATGAGAGGATTTGGATGCCAGATCTAAAGGGAATGTTTTCTGTCAGGTCTGCAAGGGATTTGGTGCGCAGCAAGTATCCTTTGCTTCTTGAAGCAAATCTGTtgtggaagagggtggtgcaccCGGCTTTAGCAGCTCAGAATTGGAAATTTGTTAGGGGAGCTTGTGCAACTCTGGACAAAGTTAAGAGTAGATTCAAGATTGCTCTCCCATCTCGATGctgtgtgtgtcagattgaggaggagtctttgGAGCATATTCTCTGGAGCTGTAGTGCTGCTAAACGTGCGTGGCAGTGGTTGGAAGGTATTTTTCATCTTAAATCTTGTTATAACTTGATTGCTTCCAATAAACAAGCAAAAGGTTGTAGTAGAATGGTTAAAGATCTGTGGCTTGTCTCCAATCTGGTGGTGCGTTCAGAACTGGGGTTTCAAAGGAATAAGATGGTTTATGAGAAGAAGAAACCTTGCTGGAATTTCTTCAAGAAGCGTGTGTTTAATTCATTCATGAATACTCAGATAGAATGAAGGGGTGTATGCTTAACAGGGTTGAAGATCTGGAGATATTGGATTTTTCAGAGTTAAATGTCGTAAGGTGAAGATGTTGGAACCTGTTGAGTGTCTTTGGCAGCCTCCAATGCAAAATCAACTCTTGTTGTGCTGTGATGGAGCTTCTAGAGGTAACCCAGGGGTGGCCGGAGCTGGAGTGGTGGCTAGGAATTCAGCTTATGAAGTGGAGGGAGCAATGTGTGTTGGCCTTGGTGTTATTTCTAATTTTTTGGCGGAATTATATAGCATTCTAATTGGCTTAGATTGGGCAGTTCAATGGGGTTACAAAGATGTGCTTGTAAGGACTGATTCTATGAGTGTTATAACTGCTTTGGAAGGGGATAATATACCGTGGTTTGCAAGACAGAGATGGTATGAAGCTAAAGTCAAGTTTGATTCTATTCAATTGGTGCATACGTTTCGtgaagcaaattttgcagctgataagATGACAAAGACTGGTTGTTTTTTAGATTCTGGAGTGAGACTCAATTTTGTTGGGCGTCCTCTTTTGTTAAACTTAATTGAGTATCCTAATGTttcttattttcgttttaaatagtttttgagtttttggatttgttgtgacctcttttctcaaaTTCtatgatgtaaatatctcttttcatatcaatacaatttttgacttatcaaaaaaaaaaaaaacacgcaaaatacaaaatacaattaaaatcaccTATGACCAGCCAAGGTATAATTGAATCTTGCATAACTAGTTGCTGCCAAAGCCTGCGCCTAGTAGTTTGAATGTAGCTAGCATGCACAAAAGAGATATACACACCATTAACCGCAATTGTAATAACTTGTTTACTAGAATTTACTACAGAAACATGAATCCCATCCTTATAACAAACCCAAAGATTTGCAATACCAGAATTAGCAGAATTATTAATAATAAACGAAGAATAACCTTCAGAAATTAGCCTCCTCCCAAAATTTGCTGAGCACGCCACTTTTGGTTCCGCAAGACCAAAAACTTCAGGATGGAAATCTCTAATCATCTCCCTAAGCTTAGAATGTGCTACTGTACGCGCAACACCATTGATATTCCAAAAAAGAACCCGCATAATTAAACTCTGGGTTGGAGTTTATTATTTAGCTTCAATTGCTTAACCGAGTTTGAGGAGGATTTAGGAACTGATTCCTTACGTGCACGAATACCCAATGCCTCATCCGAGTCTGACAAGGAATCCTGATCAGTTAACGCATTCAATTTGTTTTGCATATCTATAATCTGCTGCCTCTTAGCTTGTTTTGTAAGCTCACCAAGTTTACTGAAAACCAATACATCATTGCCAGCCTTGTCACTTAGGATGTTAAACTTGTTGTTAGAGACAAATTCTGAAGTTTCTTCAAGAGCATTACACAAAGGTGTGGACGAGGATGTAATATCAATCCTAGCAGGAGGAGGAagtttagttcttgccaattcaacatTCCCCCCTGCCTTAGCATTCAAGCTTGAGGTACTCAACGACCTAGCTTTACTAGCTAATACTGAATGCGTAAGAATGGCTTGCTTGTGTTTTTCAACCTCAGCAGATGCCATACGCAAAACAGCTTCAGATTGAGCTAAACTATCCTGCAACTGTTGTTCCAACTCAACAGTGTCACTGATGCACAAAACATTATCAGCCATAATATTAGAAGTATGTTCACCAACGTGAGTAATCTTTTCAGGCACAAAAGGAATAGAAGGAGCtgtctttccctttttctttcgcCTAGCTTCTTTCCATTCCGTACCAGCATTGTTCTCACAATGCTGTTGGTTGTTATCTAAAACAATATCCTGTTGCGAATCAGCAGCAACTTGCGGAGCTTTGACAGCGTCACCTCTTGGTTTCTTCCTACATTCCCCATCTGAATGCCCAATAATGCTGCACTTAGAACAGAATTTAGGTCTTTTAAGGATCTCAAAAGGTTGACAAAACTCACGTTCACCCACAGTGACATTCATATCATCGGAATTGAGCTcagcaaaatcaatatcaatgagGACCCAAGCAAAGTGTCCATACTCATGTGCCAACGTTCTTTTATCAACCACAATATGAGATCCTAGAGTTTTCCCCATTGCAAGTAAAGTTTTTTCAATCCAGAATTCCATTGGAAGCCCAGGAAACTTGACCCAAACTGTGGAACGTGAAGATCTTTGTTTGTCCGCATCAAAACTAGgaaaccattccatgagatttAGTTTCTGTTGAGCaacaactagggctgcacatacccgacccaacccgccgacCCTACCCGTACCCGAACAAAAATACCCGCACCCGATTCAACCCACTTAggcatgggtcgactatgggtgaggcacgccagaacccacctatcttgggtcggttgcggatagaaacttccgtcacccgaaccgacccacccaccCGCCCAAAACTAACATAGGATTCTTGACCCTTAGATTATCTAATTCTAATCTAGAATGAATTATCACAGCCGTTGAATTGATGAATAAAATACCTAACCTAATCGCATTTTTCACGAACCCTTCTCTTCCGCGgcctcttctctccttctcagacagGTCTCCAAATCAGATTACTGAACGAACCCTAATCGCATTTTTGTTCATAATTTCTGAACAAAAACCTACATTATTTTCATCCGGTCGAAACTCAGATTACTCTATTAGTAGTAGTAGACATAAAAAACCCTTACAATCTCTTTATTCTTCATACAATCagaacattagtaacaataaattcttcttctcatcatcatcatcatcattttcttcagCTCGTAAACGTCGTTTCGGTGGTATTGTGATTAGAGCAGCTGCTGACTATTATTCAACACTTGGTATTCCAAAATCTTCTACAAGTAAAGATATTAAAGCCGCTTACAGAAGATTAGCCCGTCAGGTACTTTGGAAATTTTACCTATCTCTTTGTTTCACTCTTGTACAGAATCATCAGTTTCAGTTGAGATTGATAGGTAGTAGTATGAGTTTGGCATGCCCTAATTGGGTATTAGTAGAGATAGATATATACATAAGAGTATGAAATTGGCATGAATTAGTTCCCTAAGTGGGTATCAGAATTTCGGTGAACAATAATTAGGTGTGTCGATACAGATTTTGCTGGTGGAGTAGGATTCAAAATTGTCAGCCTCGAAAATGAAATAGGAATCTATGAAGTCTGTGAACTCTTGATGGTTTACATTTAGTGAGATCTGAAGATGCAATTTATTGTAGTGTTTGTTTTGTGTAATGCTGGCGGTTCCTTCCAATTTGATGTGTATAAGTTCTAGCTTATTATTATTTATCATCATGGATAATTATGCCGAATGAAGTTTGAAACTGTTTCACATTTTAATCATTAGTGACATGGTTTCCTCAGCAGATCTGTGGTTTTATACTGAAGAAGGAACCCTTGTTCAAGGTGGATATCATGTATACAAGGCCAGAAGAGAGGACCCTATATGTGGGAATAATTGCTATTTTGAGGTTCACAGGGATAGTTTGTATCGGCGCAGGTATGAGGATGATACTTTTTATTTTGATCGGGTTTATTCGTTTCAATAAGCAGCAAACGTTGAAGGGTATTTCTTTAGTAGCAAAATGGTTGATTAGAAGTTTTAAAATGCTAGTTTTTCTTAGATTTTATGTTGGATCTAATTTTTGTAGCTTCCTTGTATAACTGTTATTGAATAATTTAATTGTCAAGAAATTACTTAATTTGGTTTTGGTTCTCGCTATGGTTGGTTGTAATGCTACTTGAGCAGTTGCGCGAGCAAAAAAAATAATCCTTGTACTGCTCTTCGATTATGAAAAGAATATCTATTCATCTACTTCGTTCAAGTTTGTAACTTCTTCTGCTCCATATAGATAAGCTCGCATCTCTAATGATTAACCTGATTCTGATTTTATAAGCAACTACACATATATGCTGCACAcacacaataacttgttctatacTTGTGTATCAATAAGGACTTGAATCTGAGTAATGTGGAGGACAATGGGAGATCTGAGGTAGAAAGGTACttcgcttgcagagctattttacttgtttcaagaaattcatctaccctttcattcattctaattgttcatttcgcttgcagagctattcGGTGACCTTGCTGCTTCTTTCATCGTCATAGATGATTGATTCCTATTGGCTTAGACAAGGTAATGACGCCAAGGGTCATTGTCAGTAGCTTGATCTTTCTGAGTTCATCTTTGTTACTGTAACTAATTTACAGACTTCGTTTTATTTCAGGCTTTCAGCACGTTCGGAGGTAAAACATCCACATCTTTGCAGCGAGTCGCTGCTGGTCGCTTTATATGATATTAGGCTTTAGTATAGTAGGCAATACTCAATAGTAAtgcactcttttatcttttgagctttgaacaaTTGAACTCTGTTCCTTTTTACTGTTAGCTTTAACAATTTTGGAGTTTGCAACTTTGCATCAACTTTATTATGtaatgtcattttattttatggtgggtaacccaccacccacccgaccaaacccgccgtaatgtgggtcgggtgaaaaccgacccattgtgatgttgggtcggttgcgggtgacaacttctgttacccgccatcagtggtttgggtggtgggtgaggccaaaaccgacccaaaccgacccatgtgcagccccaGCAACAACCCATTGTTCAACCTGTAAAATCTTCACTTTATCCTCCTGCGACAATaacttgatgatgaagaaaccTCTATTCAACGGAACAAAGTGAACCCGGCCTTCACCCAGCTGCCATTGAAGTTCTAGGTTTTTTTTAACGTCAGAAAAGTTAAGTTCTTTGAAGTCTAACCTTCCAATAAGACTAAACTTCCATAACGCACATCCTTCCTGATATAACTCATTAGGAATCTCAATAGAAGGTTTTCCATCTTTCAAAGTAGGGTTTGGCAGAGAAGAAAGATCCACGGAGGTTTTAGGAAGCTATTTCCAACCCTTGAGTCTATCTGCATATGTTAAAATCTTAGAAGGAGCAACTGTAGGATTTGGATCAACAGGATCTCCCATTGAATCACCCAAAGATGATCCAAGATGAAGCACgtacaaaaaagtttgaaaagttctccaaaatcgccagagcaaagaggagagagaaaaaagtttCTAACTACAGGCACAATATTTTGCTACACTTCGTTATAGGTCCTTTCATAGACCATCTTATTCCTTTGGTACCACAGCTCCGAACGCAGCACCAAGATTGAGACTAACCACAGGTCTTTAACCATTCTACTACGCCCTTTCGCTTCCTTGTTAGCAGCAAGCAAGTTATAATGAGGAATAATATGGAAAATACCTGCCAGCCAATGCCAAGCCCGATTCGCAGCACTACAGCTCCAAAGAACATGTTCcaaagactcctcctcaatctggcaCACACTGCACCTCGACGGAAGAGCTATCTTGAACCTGCTCTTTACTTTATCCAGAGTTGCACAAGATCCCCTGACAAACTTCCAATTTTGTGCTTCCAAAGAAGGGCGCACAACACTCTTCCATAACAGATTTGCTTCCTCCAGCACCGGATATCTCATCCTCACCAGCTCCCTTGCAGACTTAACAGAGAATAAACCTTTAAGGTCCGGCATCCATATCTTCCTATCACTGCATGTGTGCCTCCTTGGCAAGCTCTCCAGATCCACACCAGCACTGACGGGGTCGTGCATATGAACTCCTTCCAGCTGCCATTGATCCAGCACAATGATTTCACTAACCCTTGCATTTCTGTCAAGGTCAGGTTGTTGCAAAACATCTTCCAAAGTTTCAGTCCCATACCATACATCATAAAATAGTGAAGTTGCTCTACCGTCACCAATTAAAGATTTAGTGTTGCACATAACTTCAGTGTGCACCCAACGAATCCCAGGAAGAATTGAAGATTTAACTCCATCCAACTTCAGCCGACCATCTCTACAAGTGAATTTCGATTCCAGAAATCTAGCCCATTTCTTCGTAGAATTTTTAATACTCCACCACAACTTCATAATCAGTGCCTTGTTCATGTTGCTTAGGCTAGTAAGCCCAAGACCCCCTTCCCGCACCGGACTGCAGATCTTGTCATAACCAACCACAAAAGCTCTAGCCAAGTTTGAATCTCCCGACCAAAggaaattacgaatcacacgttCACATTGTTTAACAAATTTAACATGCCATTtatacacagccatgttatgaatcaCATAACTTGAAAGGACAGTTTTAACAAGTACCACAAGATCCTGAAAGGAAAGCATTTTACCTTTGTAAACCGAAAGTTGGTCCTTCAGTTTATCCACCACGTTACTAATATGGCTATACTTCACCACTACAGGCATCACCTTAACCCCAAATATCTATCCGGGAAATAAGTCACTCCCATGCTTAAGAAGTCTACAATAGACTGCCTCCTATGCAAAGACCCACctccaaaataaattttgcttTTCTCCCTGCAAACTCgctgaccagaagcttgttgaTAATCACACAGGAGCTTCACTAAGTTTGTTAGACTCATCATATTACCCTTGCAAaagatcataatatcatcagcaaaaaataaatgagttggagcaataccattaCGCTTCACCATATGAGTCATACTCTTATTTTGAAAGAGTTTAGTAATGTTCCTACTTAGAGCATCCTCTATCAAAACAAAGATAAGAGGAGAAAGCGGACCCCCTTGACGCAAacctctattaatcttgaaaaaaccctccggactcccattaagaagaatagaaatcctgGCAGACTTCAGAATATTGTGAATCCAAGTACACCAATCCTCTGAGAAACTATATCTACGAAACACCTCCAAGACAAAAGGCCAACTTACtgtatcaaaagcttgagaaatatcaagtttGAGACCTAAGTTACCATCCTTTCTTTTAATGTGCAGCTCATTAACCAATCCAGACGCCAaactaatattttcatgaatatttctccccttcataAAAGCCACTTGTTCCTCTGAAACAAAATTATCTAAGACTTTTCCAAGTCTGGTTGCTAAAATtttggtaaaaattttgaagaaaaaattacttagaccaattggtctatattTCTCCAGGCTATCCCCACCTCTTACCTTAGCAAGCAAAAGAGTGAGACTAGAATTAGCCCCATTAGGAATAGTTTTGTTGTTCCAGCAAAAAATAATAGCCTTAGCTAGGTCTTGATGAATTAAATCCCAACAATGTTTATAAAAACACCCTGAGAAACCATCCGGACCTGAAGCACTATCCGCACCCAAAGCAAACACCGCCGCCTTAATTTCCTCCAAagaaggaatagaatccaacatatgtctttCCTCAAGAGAAATAGAATTATGTTCATACTCAAACAAACTATCCTCAATCTGCGTACCTACTCCATTAAATTTACTCTCATAATAAGAAACAACATAGTCTCTTAATTGGTCCGGATCAATAATAAGGGACCCATCATCTGTCACCAACTCCGAAATTGTATTGACACTTCTACGAGTATTAATAGTAATATGGAAATATGAAGTATTGCTAGAACCCTCTAAGATCCATTTGTTGCGAGATTTTTGCTTCAACATAATATGCTGCTGCATACGCACCTCCTGAACATTCTGGTTAGAAGTGTCAAAAGGGTCCTCATCCGAATTCCTACTAGCCACTTCAAACTTCAATTTAGCCTGTTTGAGTCTTGCATTCACATTACCAAACACCTGTTGATTCCACAACTTCATAGCTTCCTTCAATCTCTTCagcttgaaaggaaaaataaaatacggATTACCATACACTAGAGCATTCCAAGAAGTCTCAACCATTCTCAAAAAATCAGGATGCGTAAACCACATTTTCTGAATTCTGAAAGGAGCACGTCTCGGCCTAGAAGCAACAAAAGGataaccaataagagtcgaatgatcggaaacttccctaggaagagctttacaccgccaattcgaaaatttagttaaccaaggttcattaataa
This portion of the Papaver somniferum cultivar HN1 chromosome 11, ASM357369v1, whole genome shotgun sequence genome encodes:
- the LOC113324504 gene encoding uncharacterized protein LOC113324504 — its product is MLNLAGFVKKAVHNSTSSFIGNLWILWSEDIEELVVLNMTRHAITVKTEGVFISCVHASYTQVFRRRLWSQLSVVDSTTSWLVIGDFNCVLQNDEKKGGRDVLTSSINEFSDWMEGNGLFEADSLGFNFTWTNGQSGVRRIISKPRRAPFRIQKMWFTHPDFLRMVETSWNALVYGNPYFIFPFKLKRLKEAMKLWNQQVFGNVNARLKQAKLKFEVASRNSDEDPFDTSNQNVQEVRMQQHIMLKQKSRNKWILEGSSNTSYFHITINTRRSVNTISELVTDDGSLIIDPDQLRDYVVSYYESKFNGVGTQIEDSLFEYEHNSISLEERHMLDSIPSLEEIKAAVFALGADSASGPDGFSGCFYKHCWDLIHQDLAKAIIFCWNNKTIPNGANSSLTLLLAKVRGGDSLEKYRPIGLSNFFFKIFTKILATRLGKVLDNFVSEEQVAFMKGRNIHENISLASGLVNELHIKRKDGNLGLKLDISQAFDTGNMMSLTNLVKLLCDYQQASGQRIFGVKVMPVVVKYSHISNVVDKLKDQLSVYKGKMLSFQDLVVLVKTVLSSYVIHNMAVYKWHVKFVKQCERVIRNFLWSGDSNLARAFVVGYDKICSPVREGGLGLTSLSNMNKALIMKLWWSIKNSTKKWARFLESKFTCRDGRLKLDGVKSSILPGIRWVHTEVMCNTKSLIGDGRATSLFYDVWYGTETLEDVLQQPDLDRNARVSEIIVLDQWQLEGVHMHDPVSAGVDLESLPRRHTCSDRKIWMPDLKGLFSVKSARELVRMRYPVLEEANLLWKSVVRPSLEAQNWKFVRGSCATLDKVKSRFKIALPSRCSVCQIEEESLEHVLWSCSAANRAWHWLAGIFHIIPHYNLLAANKEAKGRSRMVKDLWLVSILVLRSELWYQRNKMVYERTYNEV
- the LOC113324503 gene encoding uncharacterized protein LOC113324503; protein product: MRFLYWNVNGVSKLEAGLKLRELVREFRTVIICISEPKIPYADGVMLRLNLDGFVKKAIHNSYSSSIGNLWILWSEDIEEPVVLNSTRQAVMVKTEGVFVSCVHASYIQKKGGREVISSSINEFSDWMEDNGLFEADSLGSKFTWTNGQLGGRRIISKLPKRAPFRIHKMWFTHSDFMRMVEASWSAPVYGNPDFVFPFKLKRLKVAMKVWNQQVFGNVNARLRQAQLRFEVASRNSDEDPFDTFKQNEIKDALHIMLKQKSRNKWILEGSSNSSYFHSSIRTRRSSNTISELVNEEGCIIKEPDQLRDHVVSYYENKFNGVDEPIEDSLFGYEHNSISHEERLMLDSIPSLDEIKGAVFDLNADSAPGPDATRLGKVLDKLVSEEQVAFMKGRNIHENISLASELVNELHIKRKDENLGLKLDISQAFDTGNQKSLTNLLRLLEVYQQASGQRVCRENIKIYFGGGSLHRRQAIVNFLGMGVTFFPDRYLGVKVMPGRVKYSHISNVVDKLKDHLSVYKGKMLSFQDRVVLIKSVLASYAIHNMAVYRWPVKFVKQSERVIRNFLWSGDSDLAKAFVVGYDKICSPVKEGGLGLTSLSNMNKALIMKLWWSIKTSKKNWDRFLESKYTCRDGRLKMAGVKSSILPGIRWVHTEIMRNTKSLIGDGRETSLFFDVWYGSVTLAEVLQRTDLDRRARVSDIIVQNQWHLEGEHMRDLASAGVARENLPRRHMGSDERIWMPDLKGMFSVRSARDLVRSKYPLLLEANLLWKRVVHPALAAQNWKFVRGACATLDKVKSRFKIALPSRCCVCQIEEESLEHILWSCSAAKRAWQWLEGIFHLKSCYNLIASNKQAKGCSRMVKDLWLVSNLVVRSELGFQRNKMVYEKKKPCWNFFKKRVFNSFMNTQIE